The following are from one region of the Arachis duranensis cultivar V14167 chromosome 10, aradu.V14167.gnm2.J7QH, whole genome shotgun sequence genome:
- the LOC107468182 gene encoding seipin-2 (The sequence of the model RefSeq protein was modified relative to this genomic sequence to represent the inferred CDS: added 7 bases not found in genome assembly), translated as MDSPASSIHKNDAVRLNHCSSSSSNAVFHNAEEPSTSNSTVSDPQPLSSQPPISHPQRPSPAARIRRRKINRDSQGKEPEISPPDSFLTSESSDFTNGAKSSSRNHRGPRTSTKEEESPAEKCDSNEAKRQRARAVQVSSSVKEDNNVNNEESTVTTASKDDSPGDSAESPIQHGNSSSSFLELVAGLVIKAIAFEIKLVTMFVTYPLLFAFQCCMFCVDPLGTTKKGKAFVTGVLARVRGAVYGRVGHYFKGWFNENDSVWSLALRCGWGLLWSIYVCFVLFGLLVNSFVVSGLLMKCFVEKPIRTREVLNFDFTKHSPVAYVPIISCDAVFGGKYSENLNNDVGGTNTKWRGQRFIPYKHKVQVTLLLTVPESGYNRDLGVFQARVDFLSADGRTMASSSKPCMLRFSSEPIRLIMTFLKIAPLVTGYMAETQTLNVHMRGFIEGDEPTSCLKVTLEQRAEYQPGAGIPQIYDASVVIESQLPFFKRIIWVWKMSIFIWITMMVFIIQLLFVLLCCRPVIIPRTRQRVSRPATQNNHQVQNLARHPKF; from the exons CGCCAGCTTCATCAATCCACAAAAACGACGCCGTCCGCCTCAATCActgctcctcctcctcttccaaCGCCGTCTTCCACAACGCCGAGGAACCTTCTACCTCGAATTCTACGGTTTCGGATCCTCAACCCCTTTCATCACAACCTCCAATTTCGCATCCCCAACGACCTTCTCCGGCCGCCAGAATCCGCCGCCGGAAAATTAATCGTGATTCCCAGGGCAAGGAACCGGAAATTTCACCTCCCGATTCTTTCCTCACTTCCGAGAGCAGCGATTTCACCAATGGCGCTAAAAGCAGCTCCCGAAATCACAGAGGCCCTCGAACATCAACAAAGGAAGAGGAAAGTCCTGCCGAGAAATGCGATTCGAACGAAGCAAAACGTCAACGCGCTCGCGCAGTTCAAGTTTCAAGTTCCGTGAAAGAAGATAACAATGTGAACAACGAGGAGTCGACGGTTACCACAGCTTCGAAAGACGACTCGCCGGGGGATTCAGCCGAGTCACCGATTCAACACGGCAACTCGTCCTCGAGTTTCCTCGAACTAGTTGCAGGGCTTGTAATTAAGGCGATCGCATTCGAAATCAAGCTAGTCACGATGTTTGTGACGTATCCGCTATTGTTCGCGTTTCAATGTTGCATGTTTTGCGTGGACCCATTGGGGACGACGAAAAAGGGCAAGGCTTTCGTGACAGGAGTTTTGGCGAGAGTGCGTGGCGCTGTTTATGGTCGTGTGGGGCATTACTTCAAGGGTTGGTTCAACGAGAACGATTCAGTTTGGAGCTTGGCGCTTCGTTGCGGGTGGGGTTTGTTGTGGTCGATCTACGTTTGTTTCGTCTTGTTTGGGCTCTTGGTTAATTCTTTTGTGGTGAGTGGGCTTTTGATGAAGTGCTTTGTGGAGAAGCCGATTCGGACGAGGGAAGTTTTGAACTTTGATTTCACTAAGCATAGCCCTGTGGCTTATGTGCCCATAATTTCGTGTGATGCTGTTTTTGGTGGAAAATATTCTGAGAATTTGAACAACGACGTTGGTGGTACCAATACCAAGTGGAGGGGTCAACGTTTTATACCTTATAAGCACAAAGTGCAAGTCACTCTCTTGTTGACAGTTCCTGAGTCAGGATACAACAGAGATCTTGGGGTCTTTCAG GCCAGAGTTGATTTCCTATCGGCTGATGGTAGAACCATGGCAAGCTCAAGTAAACCTTGCATGTTAAGATTCAGCAGTGAGCCTATACGATTGATCATGACTTTCCTCAAGATTGCTCCTCTTGTAACTGGTTATATGGCCGAAACCCAGACTCTGAACGTCCATATGAGAGGTTTCATTGAAGGGGATGAACCTACTTCGTGCCTGAAGGTGACACTTGAGCAGCGAGCTGAATATCAACCTGGCGCTGGCATTCCTCAGATATACGATGCATCTGTGGTTATTGAGTCCCAACTTCCATTCTTTAAGAGGATTATTTGGGTTTGGAAGATGAGCATATTCATATGGATCACGATGATGGTATTCATAATTCAGTTACTTTTTGTTCTATTGTGTTGTAGACCTGTAATTATTCCTAGAACAAGGCAAAGAGTTAGCAGACCTGCAACCCAAAATAATCATCAGGTACAAAATTTAGCAAGGCATCCTAAATTCTaa